The proteins below come from a single Iocasia fonsfrigidae genomic window:
- the rbsD gene encoding D-ribose pyranase, producing the protein MKRKGILNREVSRVIASMGHGQFLLVCDAGFPIPQEADCVDLAIKKGLPDLPTVLSTINKEFISEKVMCAPETKSNNQPLYDELKKIFKEVDFEDISHEKILKEIAYEARAIIRTGDYNPWGNIVLQAGTDPYAWFEKEGLKMPDFYKQRIKNIEEADKRDMFYKSENNMEVYYGTLC; encoded by the coding sequence ATGAAACGCAAAGGAATTTTAAACCGTGAAGTCAGTAGAGTTATTGCCAGTATGGGCCATGGACAATTTTTATTAGTTTGTGATGCTGGCTTTCCAATTCCCCAAGAAGCAGATTGTGTTGATTTAGCAATAAAAAAAGGTCTGCCAGATCTGCCTACAGTTCTTAGCACTATTAATAAAGAGTTTATCAGTGAGAAAGTGATGTGTGCACCCGAAACAAAGAGTAATAATCAACCTTTATATGATGAATTAAAAAAGATATTTAAAGAAGTAGATTTTGAAGACATATCCCATGAGAAAATTTTAAAGGAGATAGCTTATGAGGCTCGAGCAATTATACGAACTGGAGATTATAACCCATGGGGAAATATAGTTTTGCAGGCAGGAACTGACCCTTATGCCTGGTTTGAAAAAGAAGGCTTAAAAATGCCTGATTTCTATAAGCAGAGAATTAAAAATATAGAAGAGGCTGATAAGAGAGATATGTTTTATAAGAGTGAAAATAATATGGAGGTGTATTATGGAACTTTATGTTGA
- a CDS encoding transaldolase family protein → MELYVDSANVKTIKELKKWLPIDGVTVNPSIISAERKPLFKLLDELLVLSDKYLHVQVISALKEDIIKEAERLHSISDKIIVKIPVSEQGLAAIKEIDTARIKVTATAIFSLTQALSAAKAGASYLAPYVSRLDSIEQSGVKLVKEMKYIIDKHQYSAKIIAASIKTSNQVKELLKTGVRAMTLSPEIMLQSHRHHLTDRAVAIFREDWDSVYKKFELDSEVK, encoded by the coding sequence ATGGAACTTTATGTTGACAGTGCTAATGTAAAAACAATCAAAGAATTAAAAAAGTGGCTGCCAATTGATGGTGTAACAGTTAATCCATCAATTATTTCGGCAGAAAGAAAGCCATTGTTTAAATTGTTAGATGAGCTATTAGTATTAAGTGATAAATACCTGCATGTACAGGTTATATCTGCTCTAAAAGAAGATATTATTAAGGAAGCAGAAAGATTACATAGTATCTCTGATAAAATAATTGTTAAGATACCTGTTAGCGAACAGGGCCTTGCTGCTATAAAAGAAATTGATACAGCTAGAATTAAAGTTACTGCGACAGCTATTTTTTCTCTTACTCAGGCCTTGTCTGCGGCCAAAGCCGGTGCTAGTTATTTAGCTCCTTATGTAAGTCGTCTTGATAGTATCGAACAGTCTGGGGTTAAGTTAGTAAAAGAGATGAAATATATTATTGATAAACATCAATATTCGGCCAAAATAATTGCAGCAAGTATTAAAACTTCAAATCAAGTTAAAGAATTACTTAAAACCGGTGTAAGGGCAATGACCTTAAGTCCTGAGATAATGCTTCAGTCTCACAGACACCATTTAACAGATAGAGCAGTGGCTATCTTTAGAGAAGACTGGGACAGTGTATATAAAAAATTTGAACTTGATTCAGAAGTGAAATAA